From Erigeron canadensis isolate Cc75 chromosome 5, C_canadensis_v1, whole genome shotgun sequence:
TTCATTTTGATCCTGGTAAGTCATTACTTAACGCCTTTCTGAGTTCTGATGCGATTTGTTGAGCAAATTCAAGCTCAATTTTCCACAGTTGTATCAACATTATTTTATGCTGTGTTGATTTCTGAGTTTCTGATgattatttttacaaaaataaactTACACAGTTTTGGTTTCGTTTCTTGTGGTGAAAATTCTAACTGATAAATCTAAACAGTTTAGCTTTTCCGGTAGAGCTACCAGGATTTGTATCAGTGTCAAAGAATATGAGTTATACTTCTGCTAAGTGACATTTTCCCAGTAACAATCTTTCTACTGTTTCAGGCAATTCCGCTCTACTTATCAGAAATGGCACCAACCCATTTAAGAGGAGGATTAAACATGATGTTCCAATTAGCAACAACTCTAGGAATCTTCTCAGCAAACATGATAAATTATGGTACCAGTAAGCTTGACCACTGGGGTTGGCGGCTCTCTCTAGGGCTAGCCGCTGCACCAGCAGTTCTAATGACTATAGGCGGCATACTTCTTCCAGAAACCCCAAATAGCTTAATCGAACAAGGATCAAAGGAAAAGGGGAGGAAAGTTTTAGAAAGAATTCGTGGGACACAAAATGTTGACGCCGAGTTTGAAGACATGATTGATGCAAGTGAGTTGGCTAACTCAATCAAGCATCCTTTCAGAAATATTTTGGAGAAGAGGAATAGACCACAATTAGTGATGGCAATTTGCATGCCGATGTTCCAGATTCTTACAGGGATTAATTCTATTTTATTCTATGCCCCGGTTTTATTTCAAAGTATGGGTTTTAAGGGAAATGCGTCACTTTACTCATCTGCCCTGACTGGAGCCGTTCTTGCTCTTTCTACATTGGTGTCCATTGCAACGGTTGACAGATTGGGTCGAAGAGTTCTGTTGATTGGTGGAGGCATCCAAATGATCATTTGTCaggtaagttacaaaaaatttCTTATTTCTAGAGATGgcaatatttagtaatttactCAATGTTTTTGAACTGCAGACTAATTTACCTGTTAATGGAACAAGTCATAAGTACACACAGCCATAGCATAATTGTAATGCATACAACATCCTAAATCCTTTTTTTCAAATACTTGTAGTATAATGAAAACTATACATTTTATAAGTTAGATTCCTAATGTAATAACATGATCAAATCTAACTCTCAAGAGATTTATAAGAAAACTGATAGAAAAGAGCTGTACATCAGCAAACCTGACCTGACAAGTTTTGACCTCTTATACGACCCGCCTAACCCATCCAACTTGCCAGTATGCTGCATTTTATGTAATTCATATCTTGTCCTGTAAAACAGGTCATTGTGGGCATCATATTAGGTGTTAAGTTTGGCAATGATCAAGAACTCTCCAAGGTTTATTCAATCATTGTGGTGGTTGTCATTTGTCTCTTTGTGGCGGCATTCGGGTGGTCCTGGGGACCACTTGGTTGGACAGTTCCAAGCGAAATATTCCCATTAGAAACAAGGTCAGCAGGTCAAAGCATTACAGTTGCGGTCAACCTCTTCTTCACATTTGTAATAGCACAGTCTTTCCTCTCACTTCTTTGTGGTTTGAAGTTCGGGCTATTCTTATTCTTTGCTGGGTGGATTACTGTAATGACAATTTTCGTGTACATTTTTCTACCGGAAACAAAAGGAGTTCCGATTGAAGAGATGATTTTGATGTGGCAGAGGCACTGGTTTTGGAAGAAGATTATATCAGAAAATCCAGAAAAAGACGAGAGTTACGAGAGACAACGTAATTCCTTAGTATTGCCACAAGATATCTGATAGTTACATTTAGATTATACTTGtagaaatttatcaaatttgtaTAATGTGTAGGAAATCAATGACTATTAGCATAATAATTGCCAATATCAAACAACACATGTCTTGATGTAGGTCACACCCAAACTTTTTGAGGATCATCCATCATGTTTCACATGAGGAGCATTCTTGCTCGAAAGTTTGTAATAATTCTCTCGAGGATTATTATAACGTGTACTTATGAGTAAATATTCAACCATCAAGAACTGCAAAAAGTATATATTCAATCACTCAAAGCCGGCCTTAATAGTATATGAGAGTCAAGCCATTGCTTTGGGTCCCCATACTTTTGCTAATGAcattattaggaaaaaaaaaaaaaaagcgtaGTAATCAATCTTATAACTCTTGCCTCTTGATAATAAGTAATTAGCTGCTCAGAATGGTCTCATTCTAATGGGTTAAAACTCAACTCACTATTTAACAGTAGCAGGTTCTATAAAATCTCCTTCACAGCCTCATGTTTAGTTAggtaccctttttttttatgctAGCAAACTAGGCCCCCAAAATTTATCTTGCTTAAGGTCACCAGAAATCTTAAGCCGGCACAATCACtgagaattattttttttctgtgTATACAACATACACTGAGAATTATACATACTGTAGTAAcatgtttatatatacttaGTTGTATatggaaagaaaataaaaatgtttctgTATCATCtattatgtaattttaaagtgATTAAAATGATCTGACACTTTGATCAACTCAAATATAATCCTTGTGTATACAACTCCATAAATAACCCCCAAATTACATTCATATTTCAAAAAATGTCTCTTCAATGGCTAAGCTTAGTTGTTACTATTGGGCTTTAATCCATCAGTGCAACAAACACAAACTTCCCAGCATACTTATCTCAGCTCCAATCTCTTCTTTCACTATCACAACTTCAACTCAAGAATCTGAAATATACAGTGACTAAGTGTTTGTTTATGCATGTATATGtagtgatgatatatatatatcctataaTATAAGTGGGTTTTCGTAAAGAAAAACTTGAAACATAATTCCCATGTGAAACAAAATCATACACATAGGGAGAATATGTCACAAGTCATTTTGGCACTCGTGGCCTCGTGAATGTGTCACTATTATTGTAACAATATAGTTTTCGATATGTTTAACCATATTATGTTAGACTCGTAGAAATCACAAGTCCATTATATATGCTTTCATGGATGAAGAGATCAAGAAGAAATAGATGCTTCTTTCATGAAGATGAGAAGTAGTTAGAATGCATTCATGATGATGAGAAGTAGATGAGAAGTACGTAGTTGATGAGCGATTGATATGATGTGTTGTGAGATAGAAGAGAAGAGAAATCAGAACAAGCATGCTTCTTTCATGCTGCTAAGAAGTAGATGTGAAGTACATAGTTGATGTTGGATATCAAGCCCAAGTTTTAGTTACAAcccactctctctctctctctctctctttatatatatatatataggggtaggttatttgtagtacatgtactttttatactacatgtgtaacatgtgtaatttaacttacacactacttcttccttcttccttccatctccgaccaccaccatgatcatctccgaccaccatgatactccggcgacggcgaccatctccggcgaaacttacacatgtgtaagtacaacatatacatgtgtaagttaactttccggcgagaatcaggttcgttttcgggtgtttacggtacgggccagaggcccttatccgttctaaacttaaccgtcaagggacgcatatgggaatcgtatggatttgatgggcggcaaTCCTagagatggtggcggtgtgctacggtacgggctccgcccttgctgCCGGCGCAGGCACCTTCGCtgggtggtcagagatgatggtggctggtggtggttgtctcgcgaaggaaaaaatctagaaattttaaacgctaaaatgctaaaaaagaagttgtacttacacatgtgtaagtctcgccggagatggtcgccgtcgctggaggatcatggtggtagtcggagatgatcatggtggtggtggtggtggtggtcggagatggaaggtagaagaaagaagaatcgtgtaagttaagttacacatgtaattacacatgtactataaaaagtacatgtactacaaatgACTTTCctccatatctatatatataataatatgagAAGATGCATGATAAAAGCGATATGCAGAGAAACTTTCTGTTCTATCAAAGGGAAAAGGTGTGTTTCATTCACTAAACACAAAGGCTAGTTATAGCCATACAACTCAAGAAACTGACCAACTAAACCCACTAAAATTACTACCTAAAGAATCGGTTTCATGTGACTAACTACACAATTAAAAGTGGTCAAACAAAGACCCGTTCTACCAAGTAAATTAAACATGCTAATAAACTCTAGACACTAAAAAACAACTGATAATAACCATAGAAATAGACTCATCAAAATGTACAccaaaatatgttttaaaatatttgtatgtttgaaaacTAACAATATATCGGATACCAAACAAATATGTTTTTGCAAAACACAAGCCTGTCCTGCTTTTCTCCTATGTTTTCAGCCATTGTCATATTCCAATGGTCCAAAACTTTCCATATAATATATTTCTCCTTCTGCCATTGGTTTCGGAGAAAATAACTATGCATTAAATTCATAAACAACTCTGCCAAATTTCTGGGCAGAAGAAATTAAAGGTGGATTGATTGTTTCGTGTGGAAAGCAAAGATGGCCATTGGCGATGGAGGAGATAGCCGGATGGAAGAGAAAATGATCTTTGAACATTCTGTTAAACGCGAATATAGCCATCGTCTCATAAATGGTAAGAACATAAGACAATGcccaacaaaattaaaatttgttacaatgtattctttgttttttaattcACATGCTACTTTTGGGcgtaatgataatatatatgtatcaaaataaCCATAGATATATCTAAGGAAGATGGCAGGGGGGGCTTTTGCACCAGCAGGAGTGGCAAAGGAAAGAGCAGAGTTGTATCAAGGGAAGGTTACGAATTACGTCATCATTGCTTGCATTGTTGCTGCGGTTGGAGGTTCCATTTTTGGATATGATATTGGAATTTCAGGTGATTCGATCGATACAGTTTTTATTTTGGTCAGTCATGGCCCAGATTTTAGGTTCAATATGTTTTAAGGGTCTAAAATTGTTCAGACCTAAGCATTTTCTGTTATGGGTCAAA
This genomic window contains:
- the LOC122600730 gene encoding sugar transport protein 7-like, whose product is MAGGSFAPGGVAKERAELYQGKVTTYVIIACIVAAVGGSIFGYDIGISGGVTSMDAFLKKFFPSVYKKEMHSHESNYCKFNDQGLAAFTSSLYLAGLVATLFASPVTRNYGRRISIICGGLSFLVGAALNAASVNFAMLLSGRIMLGVGIGFGNQAIPLYLSEMAPTHLRGGLNMMFQLATTLGIFSANMINYGTSKLDHWGWRLSLGLAAAPAVLMTIGGILLPETPNSLIEQGSKEKGRKVLERIRGTQNVDAEFEDMIDASELANSIKHPFRNILEKRNRPQLVMAICMPMFQILTGINSILFYAPVLFQSMGFKGNASLYSSALTGAVLALSTLVSIATVDRLGRRVLLIGGGIQMIICQVIVGIILGVKFGNDQELSKVYSIIVVVVICLFVAAFGWSWGPLGWTVPSEIFPLETRSAGQSITVAVNLFFTFVIAQSFLSLLCGLKFGLFLFFAGWITVMTIFVYIFLPETKGVPIEEMILMWQRHWFWKKIISENPEKDESYERQRNSLVLPQDI